The following proteins are co-located in the Clostridiales bacterium genome:
- a CDS encoding polyprenyl synthetase family protein, producing MLDSLKKNETLTLRMRRVEEIMYNQVKSRHNNVQETLIAMIGSGGKRLRPAFLLLGSDFGMGQNDEIYETAAAIEMLHMATLIHDDIIDEALVRRGIATAQSRFGKDYAVFMGDFLLNRSFHLISKGSHSQEALRVMDQIFYGEMLQYNNRYSRNASIARYIRIAANKTASLFAVSFYLGAKSSGCDDYLCRTLKRIGYYFGIAFQIIDDILDFTASEGSAGKSVQNDIKMGFYTLPVIYTSLIDHGRIWELIDSADFNQLSQHIETMHGIDKTVGLAEDYLKKANRLLKKLPDNDAKKPISDILNGLEHTLMLSVNPTIKRASGLS from the coding sequence ATGCTGGATAGCTTAAAGAAAAACGAAACACTTACCCTACGCATGCGCAGGGTTGAAGAAATCATGTACAACCAGGTCAAAAGCAGGCATAATAATGTTCAGGAGACTTTAATCGCTATGATCGGTTCCGGAGGAAAGAGACTGCGGCCTGCGTTTCTTCTCCTTGGATCGGATTTCGGGATGGGTCAGAATGATGAAATTTATGAGACTGCGGCAGCTATTGAAATGCTGCACATGGCAACGCTGATTCACGACGATATCATCGATGAGGCGCTTGTCAGAAGAGGGATTGCTACAGCCCAGTCAAGATTCGGAAAGGACTATGCCGTATTTATGGGAGACTTTCTTTTGAACAGGAGCTTTCACCTCATCAGCAAAGGTTCCCATTCTCAGGAAGCTCTGCGGGTCATGGATCAGATCTTTTACGGAGAAATGCTGCAGTACAATAATCGTTATTCCAGAAATGCCAGCATTGCCCGTTACATACGAATTGCTGCAAACAAAACTGCTTCCCTCTTTGCCGTCAGCTTCTACCTTGGCGCGAAAAGCTCCGGCTGTGATGACTATTTATGCAGAACATTAAAAAGGATCGGCTACTATTTTGGAATCGCCTTCCAGATCATTGACGACATTCTGGATTTTACTGCCAGCGAAGGATCCGCGGGAAAAAGTGTTCAAAATGACATTAAGATGGGGTTCTACACCCTGCCCGTTATCTATACCTCCCTGATAGATCATGGACGGATTTGGGAGCTGATTGATTCTGCTGATTTCAATCAGCTCAGTCAGCATATTGAAACAATGCACGGAATCGACAAAACCGTAGGTCTGGCAGAAGACTATCTGAAAAAGGCAAATCGTCTGCTGAAAAAACTGCCTGATAACGATGCAAAAAAACCAATATCAGACATACTGAACGGCCTGGAGCATACGCTGATGTTATCTGTTAATCCAACGATCAAACGCGCTTCCGGGTTGTCATAA